In Papaver somniferum cultivar HN1 chromosome 1, ASM357369v1, whole genome shotgun sequence, a genomic segment contains:
- the LOC113278918 gene encoding uncharacterized protein LOC113278918 has protein sequence MGKDDEHHRPKTKNVARGIDPKIGILARYKEIVAENDEEHEAADLVGGGESDSQTLRQLQMAPIRQSRAKQAPKTGDLRPRREGSKKVTASVKRERSAKVNSSAQPSVEPQGSEQGVQPSAEQATQQGVEPTGPQGSEQGVKPSAEQAT, from the exons atgggtaAGGATGATGAACACCACAGACCTAAAACTAAAAACGTTGCTCGCGGTATCGATCCAAAAATTGGAATTTTGGCAAGATATAAAGAGATTGTTGCTGAAAATGACGAAGAACACGAAGCCGCGGATTTAGTTGGTGGTGGCGAATCTGATAGTCAAACACTCcggcaacttcaaatggccccaattag acaaagtcgagctAAGCAAGCCCCCAAAACAGGCGACTTAAGGCCTCGTCGAGAAGGGAgtaagaaagtgacagctagtgttaagagggaaaggagtgccaaggttaattcaagtgctcaaccaAGTGTAGAaccacaaggcagtgaacaaggtgtgcaaccaagtgctgaacaagcCACTCAACAAGGTGTAGAGCCAACTGGtccacaaggcagtgaacaaggtgtgaaaccaagtgctgaacaagcCACTTAA
- the LOC113341961 gene encoding actin-related protein 2/3 complex subunit 3-like, translating into MGPDTSQHYITDLAWKDKAEAKEWLISNAKEKMCVVVQSKHVDCKKMEMVCKRAGKKGESHKGKNYKYEKKTTGVYKTTSKKCGCPFRIYFKRHHETALWRLDDTTGVEEGDESDESLSGSLGSSIDKETDIVDEAITFFRANVFFRNFDIKSSADKLLIYLTFYINVALKRLEGCRTLAGGTKAIINLGPKDVPVPGETGFPFAGLFPLPQSDEEAELFRNYLKQIREETGGRLLGVAYRPNGTPNKWWIAFAKRKFMNIIVPQH; encoded by the exons ATGGGTCCGGATACCTCCCAACACTATATTACTGATTTG GCATGGAAAGACAAGGCTGAGGCCAAGGAATGGCTTATCTCAAatgcaaaagagaagatgtgcgtgGTTGTTCAAAGCAAACACGTCGATTGTAAGAAGATGGAGATGGTATGCAAGAGAGCGGGGAAAAAGGGAGAAAGTCACAAAGGCAAGAATTACAAATATGAGAAGAAGACGACTGGGGTATACAAAACAACGTCGAAGAAGTGTGGATGCCCGTTCAGGATTTATTTCAAAAGGCATCACGAAACTGCTCTATGGAGATTGGATG ATACAACAGGGGTGGAAGAAGGTGACGAATCCGATGAATCATTATCTGGGTCTCTTGGTTCGTCAATAGACAAAG AAACTGACATTGTTGACGAAGCAATCACATTCTTTCGTGCCAATGTATTCTTCAGAAACTTTGATATAAAGAGCTCAGCGGACAAACTacttatatatttgacattttACATAAATGTGGCTCTGAAAAGACTCGAGGGGTGCAGAACCTTGGCAGGAGGAACGAAGGCCATCATAAACTTGGGTCCCAAGGATGTCCCTGTGCCTGGGGAGACAGGTTTTCCTTTTGCAGGCCTTTTTCCTCTTCCTCAATCTGACGAAGAAGCAG AGCTATTCAGGAACTATCTAAAGCAAATAAGAGAAGAAACCGGTGGAAGACTGTTGGGTGTTGCATACAGACCTAATGGGACACCAAATAAATGGTGGATAGCATTCGCCAAGaggaaattcatgaacattattgtTCCCCAACAttag